A genomic window from Pseudocitrobacter corydidari includes:
- a CDS encoding membrane-bound PQQ-dependent dehydrogenase, glucose/quinate/shikimate family, with translation MDEQKSRGGGVFFTLYRLLFVLLSVGTGLFLTIWGGKLLSLGGSAWYLVAGLAYLIIAAGYLLRRKFALPLSVITFVLTLIWALYEVQFSYWGLIPRLVVPALLLMLALWLTTTLPVQRASVRAANRSATVIFVALLATLVSAFFPHGGIHNGIVDTHAGKEPTLASKSDNWEFFGRDASGTRYAPYTDITPENVKDLKVAWTYHTGRRLTGPGIGVDENTPLQIGDTLYSCTPLNVVTAIDADTGKARWRFDPHAQTAEHVTCRGVGYYDAQKDDSLSAEEKSSPALLQCPQRIVISTVDARLIALNAKTGELCDSFGNKGSVDLKQGMGDTENSKRYHPTSIPMIMGHIAVIGGWVRDIVHGEPSGVVRAYDVRTGDVVWAWDVGQPENITDPEKARAYTLETPNVWTVPGFDKELNLVYLPTGNGPPDYWGGDRNEAKEKYGSSVVAVDASTGKTKWVFQTVHHDIWDYDLPSQPVLFHMKNEKGEEIPVLIQTTKTGQIYVLDRRTGKPVTKVEEIPVPHQGAEGERLSTTQPFSTGMPQLGVDPLTEKSMWGVTPFDQLICRIDFKESTYLGMFTPPSEKPYIEWPSLLGGMNWGGITIDERTGTLFVNDMRMPLRMSLVRQKDMAKYHVSTDEVPGFMGTVRPQVAGPYGGVRIDILQSALGVPCNTPPFGTMSAIDLNTRQLVWQVPMGSVEDTGPLGMKTGMHIPLGMPTLGGPTSTASGLVFFAGTQDNYLRALDSSTGKELWRARLPVGAVAAPLIYKSPKTGKEYVVISAGGASHSPDVGDDIIAYALED, from the coding sequence ATGGACGAACAAAAAAGCAGAGGTGGAGGCGTGTTCTTTACGCTCTACCGCTTACTCTTCGTATTGCTCAGTGTTGGCACTGGGCTGTTTTTAACCATCTGGGGCGGTAAGCTCCTGTCGCTGGGCGGCAGCGCCTGGTATCTGGTCGCCGGTCTGGCGTATCTGATTATCGCCGCAGGCTACCTGCTGCGCCGTAAATTTGCCCTCCCCCTTTCCGTTATTACCTTTGTCCTTACCCTTATCTGGGCGCTCTATGAAGTGCAGTTCAGCTACTGGGGTCTGATTCCACGTCTGGTGGTTCCCGCACTCTTATTAATGCTCGCCCTGTGGCTCACCACCACGTTGCCCGTTCAACGCGCGTCGGTACGTGCGGCTAACCGCAGCGCAACGGTGATTTTCGTTGCCCTGCTGGCAACGCTGGTCTCGGCGTTTTTCCCGCACGGTGGCATTCATAATGGTATTGTCGATACCCACGCAGGCAAAGAGCCCACTCTGGCATCAAAAAGTGACAACTGGGAGTTCTTTGGCCGCGATGCCTCCGGTACGCGTTATGCGCCCTACACAGATATCACCCCGGAGAATGTAAAAGACCTGAAAGTGGCGTGGACGTATCACACCGGGCGTCGCTTAACCGGCCCAGGTATCGGCGTGGACGAAAATACGCCGCTGCAAATTGGCGATACGCTTTATTCCTGTACGCCGCTGAACGTAGTAACGGCTATTGATGCCGACACCGGTAAAGCCCGCTGGCGCTTTGATCCGCACGCGCAGACCGCTGAACACGTGACCTGCCGCGGCGTGGGTTATTACGATGCGCAAAAAGATGACTCGCTGAGTGCGGAAGAGAAATCCAGCCCGGCGCTTCTGCAATGCCCGCAGCGTATTGTCATCTCGACCGTCGATGCCCGTCTGATTGCCCTGAATGCCAAAACCGGCGAGCTGTGCGACAGCTTTGGCAACAAAGGCAGCGTCGACCTGAAACAGGGTATGGGCGATACGGAAAACAGTAAGCGCTATCACCCGACGTCTATTCCAATGATCATGGGGCACATTGCCGTGATTGGCGGCTGGGTGCGCGATATCGTACACGGTGAGCCTTCCGGCGTCGTGCGTGCGTATGATGTGCGTACAGGGGATGTGGTCTGGGCCTGGGATGTTGGCCAGCCGGAAAACATTACTGACCCGGAAAAAGCACGTGCCTATACGCTGGAAACGCCTAACGTCTGGACGGTGCCTGGCTTTGATAAAGAGCTGAATCTGGTTTATCTGCCAACCGGTAACGGCCCGCCGGATTACTGGGGCGGCGATCGTAACGAAGCCAAAGAGAAATACGGTTCGTCTGTGGTGGCAGTCGACGCCAGTACCGGTAAAACTAAATGGGTCTTCCAGACCGTTCACCATGATATCTGGGACTACGATTTACCGTCTCAGCCCGTTCTGTTCCACATGAAGAACGAAAAAGGCGAAGAAATTCCGGTACTGATTCAGACCACCAAAACCGGGCAAATCTACGTTCTCGACCGCCGTACCGGGAAACCGGTCACCAAAGTGGAAGAGATTCCGGTACCGCATCAGGGCGCGGAAGGCGAACGTCTTTCCACCACTCAGCCGTTCTCTACGGGCATGCCGCAGTTAGGCGTTGATCCGCTGACCGAGAAATCGATGTGGGGCGTCACGCCGTTCGATCAGCTGATTTGTCGTATCGACTTTAAAGAATCGACCTATCTGGGCATGTTCACGCCGCCGTCGGAAAAACCGTATATCGAATGGCCGAGCCTGCTGGGCGGCATGAACTGGGGCGGCATCACTATTGATGAACGTACCGGCACGCTGTTCGTTAACGATATGCGTATGCCGCTGCGGATGTCGCTGGTACGTCAGAAAGATATGGCGAAATACCACGTCTCAACCGACGAGGTACCGGGCTTTATGGGCACCGTGCGTCCGCAGGTCGCTGGCCCTTACGGCGGTGTGCGTATCGATATTCTGCAATCTGCGCTGGGCGTGCCGTGTAATACCCCGCCGTTTGGCACCATGAGCGCCATTGATCTGAATACACGCCAACTGGTGTGGCAGGTTCCGATGGGTTCAGTGGAAGATACCGGCCCGCTGGGGATGAAAACCGGCATGCATATTCCGCTGGGAATGCCAACGCTCGGTGGCCCAACCTCCACCGCCTCTGGCCTGGTCTTCTTTGCCGGTACACAGGATAACTACCTGCGCGCACTCGACTCCTCAACCGGGAAAGAGCTATGGCGCGCCCGTCTGCCGGTAGGCGCCGTTGCCGCGCCGCTGATTTATAAATCACCGAAAACCGGTAAAGAGTATGTCGTTATTTCCGCAGGTGGCGCCAGCCATTCACCGGATGTAGGCGATGACATTATCGCTTACGCGCTGGAAGATTAA
- a CDS encoding PDR/VanB family oxidoreductase translates to MLTLQILKRELQGDVVLLTLADATGAELPAFTAGAHIDLHLTDDLVRPYSLCGDPADRYCYQLGILKDSQSKGGSLAAHALQEGESVKVSLPRNLFALDEGAAHSLLIGGGIGITPMLAMAAELHAAGRVFSLHYCARSRPQAAFVAELEKAPWADRVWLHFSDEQRIDLPAVLSDVPANTHVYVCGPTRLMEAVSEQANAAGYAAENVHQECFSAEVEVSGKAFDVVAATSGITVRVLENQTIVEALAQAGLKVCVSCKQGICGSCLTDVIEGEPDHRDSYLTDEEKADGDQILLCCSRAKSARLIIDL, encoded by the coding sequence ATGCTGACACTTCAGATTTTGAAACGCGAGCTTCAGGGGGATGTTGTTCTGCTGACGCTTGCCGATGCAACCGGCGCTGAACTGCCTGCGTTCACCGCCGGGGCGCACATCGACCTGCATCTGACTGACGATCTGGTGCGCCCATATTCGCTGTGCGGCGATCCGGCAGATCGCTACTGCTATCAACTGGGCATTCTCAAAGATAGCCAGTCGAAAGGGGGATCGCTGGCGGCGCACGCGCTTCAGGAAGGTGAATCAGTGAAGGTGAGCCTGCCGCGCAACTTGTTTGCCCTGGATGAGGGCGCAGCGCACAGCCTATTGATCGGCGGCGGGATTGGCATCACGCCGATGTTGGCGATGGCGGCGGAGCTGCACGCCGCCGGGCGCGTGTTTTCGCTGCATTACTGCGCCCGTTCGCGCCCGCAGGCGGCATTTGTTGCCGAACTGGAAAAAGCGCCGTGGGCGGATCGTGTATGGCTGCATTTCAGCGATGAACAACGCATTGATTTGCCAGCGGTATTGAGTGATGTACCAGCTAACACCCATGTCTATGTTTGCGGCCCCACGCGGCTGATGGAGGCGGTGAGCGAGCAGGCAAACGCCGCCGGTTATGCGGCTGAAAACGTCCATCAGGAGTGTTTCAGCGCGGAGGTTGAAGTGAGCGGAAAGGCGTTCGACGTGGTGGCCGCAACCAGCGGGATCACCGTGCGGGTGCTGGAAAACCAGACCATTGTCGAGGCGCTGGCGCAGGCCGGGTTGAAGGTGTGCGTCTCCTGTAAGCAGGGGATTTGCGGTAGTTGCCTGACAGATGTGATTGAGGGCGAGCCGGATCACCGCGACAGCTATCTGACAGACGAGGAGAAAGCCGATGGCGACCAGATCCTGCTCTGTTGTTCCCGGGCGAAAAGCGCCCGTCTGATTATCGATCTCTGA
- the catA gene encoding catechol 1,2-dioxygenase: protein MSVNPVTTSEVEKLLAVSSGFLSQQGNERFKEIMHHLLGDICQTIKKFDISDEEFWLAVNYLNELGERKEAALLAAGLGLEHYLDIRADEKEAAAGNETGTPRTIEGPLYVANAPLSEGFARMDDGKEQGEIMWLQGVVRDKQGRPVANAVVDIWHANTLGGYSFFDQSQSEYNLRRRVLTDAKGHYAVRSIVPCGYGCPPDGPTQKLLNGLGRHGNRPAHIHFFVSAPGYKHLTTQINLNGDAYLWDDFAFATRDGLIADPVKVDDEAVAYERGIHQPHTEVNFDFTLVAATQSEEEARGKRMRVKE from the coding sequence ATGTCAGTGAATCCGGTTACTACATCAGAAGTGGAAAAATTACTCGCCGTCAGCAGCGGTTTTCTCTCTCAACAGGGGAACGAACGCTTTAAGGAGATCATGCATCACCTGCTGGGCGATATCTGCCAGACCATTAAAAAATTTGATATCAGCGACGAAGAGTTCTGGCTGGCGGTGAACTATCTCAACGAGCTGGGCGAGCGCAAAGAAGCGGCGCTGCTGGCGGCGGGGCTGGGGCTGGAGCACTACCTCGACATTCGCGCCGATGAAAAAGAGGCGGCGGCAGGCAATGAAACAGGCACCCCGCGCACCATCGAAGGGCCGCTGTACGTGGCGAACGCGCCGCTGAGTGAAGGTTTTGCCCGCATGGATGATGGTAAAGAGCAGGGTGAAATCATGTGGTTACAGGGTGTGGTGAGAGATAAGCAGGGGCGTCCGGTGGCGAATGCCGTTGTCGATATCTGGCACGCCAATACGCTCGGCGGTTACTCGTTCTTTGATCAATCTCAGAGCGAATACAACCTGCGCCGCCGCGTGCTGACCGACGCCAAGGGGCATTATGCGGTGCGCAGCATTGTGCCGTGCGGTTACGGCTGCCCACCGGATGGCCCGACGCAGAAACTGCTCAACGGTTTAGGCCGTCACGGCAACCGCCCGGCGCATATTCACTTCTTTGTCTCCGCGCCGGGTTATAAGCACCTGACTACGCAGATCAACCTCAATGGCGATGCGTACCTGTGGGATGACTTTGCTTTCGCCACCCGTGACGGGCTGATTGCTGACCCGGTGAAAGTGGACGACGAAGCCGTGGCCTACGAGCGTGGCATTCACCAGCCGCATACGGAAGTGAACTTTGATTTTACGCTGGTAGCGGCGACGCAGAGTGAAGAGGAAGCGCGCGGGAAGCGAATGCGCGTGAAAGAGTAA
- the pgtP gene encoding phosphoglycerate transporter PgtP → MLSIFKTGQSADKVPAEKVQATYNRYRMQALLSVFLGYLAYYIVRNNFTLSTPYLKEQLDLSATQIGLLSSCMLIAYGISKGVMSSLADKASPKVFMAAGLVLCAIVNVGLGFSTAFWIFAALVILNGLFQGMGVGPSFITIANWFPRRERGRVGAFWNISHNVGGGIVAPIVGAGFAILGSEHWQSASYIVPACVAVVFALIVLALGKGSPRKEGLPALEEMMPEEKVVLKTRHAVSAPENMTAFQIFCTYVLRNKNAWYVSLVDVFVYMVRFGMISWLPIYLLTVKHFSKEQMSIAFLFFEWAAIPSTLLAGWLSDKLFKGRRMPLAMICMALIFICLIGYWKSESLLMVTVFAAIVGCLIYVPQFLASVQTMEIVPSFAVGSAVGLRGFMSYIFGASLGTSLFGVMVDKMGWHGGFYLLMGGIVCCILFCYLSHRGALELEQQRKKDAEEASSLQLADA, encoded by the coding sequence ATGTTATCAATATTTAAAACAGGACAATCCGCAGACAAAGTTCCTGCGGAGAAAGTTCAGGCAACCTATAATCGATACCGTATGCAAGCGTTGCTTAGCGTATTTTTGGGCTATCTGGCATATTATATCGTACGTAATAACTTCACCCTCTCGACGCCCTATTTAAAAGAGCAATTAGATCTCAGCGCGACGCAGATAGGTTTACTCAGCAGCTGTATGCTTATTGCCTACGGCATCAGTAAGGGTGTGATGAGTAGCCTGGCAGATAAAGCCAGCCCGAAAGTATTTATGGCTGCGGGTCTGGTGCTGTGCGCCATCGTCAACGTAGGCCTTGGTTTCAGCACCGCTTTCTGGATTTTCGCCGCTTTGGTTATTCTTAATGGCCTATTTCAGGGGATGGGCGTTGGCCCCTCTTTTATCACTATTGCCAACTGGTTCCCTCGTCGGGAACGTGGGCGCGTAGGGGCGTTCTGGAATATTTCTCATAACGTAGGCGGTGGTATTGTCGCACCAATCGTTGGGGCCGGATTTGCTATACTGGGCAGCGAGCACTGGCAAAGCGCCAGCTATATTGTCCCGGCCTGCGTGGCCGTCGTTTTTGCACTGATTGTGCTGGCACTGGGTAAAGGCTCTCCGCGTAAGGAAGGTCTTCCCGCGCTGGAAGAGATGATGCCGGAAGAAAAAGTGGTGCTCAAAACGCGCCATGCGGTCAGCGCACCGGAAAATATGACGGCGTTCCAGATTTTCTGCACCTATGTCCTGCGCAATAAGAATGCATGGTACGTCTCACTGGTGGATGTCTTCGTCTATATGGTGCGATTCGGTATGATCAGTTGGCTGCCAATTTATCTGCTGACGGTCAAACACTTCTCCAAGGAACAGATGAGCATCGCGTTCCTGTTTTTTGAATGGGCCGCGATCCCCTCTACGCTACTGGCTGGGTGGTTATCCGATAAGCTCTTTAAAGGGCGTCGTATGCCACTGGCGATGATTTGCATGGCGCTGATTTTCATTTGCCTGATCGGCTACTGGAAAAGTGAATCCCTGCTGATGGTGACTGTTTTTGCCGCCATCGTGGGCTGTCTGATTTATGTCCCGCAATTTCTTGCTTCGGTGCAAACCATGGAAATTGTGCCCAGCTTTGCTGTGGGCTCCGCCGTCGGTTTGCGTGGTTTTATGAGCTACATCTTCGGCGCCTCACTGGGTACCAGTCTGTTTGGCGTGATGGTCGATAAAATGGGCTGGCACGGTGGTTTTTATCTGCTGATGGGTGGGATTGTCTGCTGCATTTTGTTCTGCTACCTGTCACATCGCGGCGCGCTGGAACTCGAACAGCAGCGTAAAAAAGACGCCGAGGAAGCGTCCTCTCTTCAACTCGCTGACGCTTGA
- a CDS encoding aromatic-ring-hydroxylating dioxygenase subunit beta, whose product MTPDTVLISAMEIINLEGDLLDQGEFNAWLELWQRDGLYIVPIDPQETDFKNTLNYACDDHEMRERRVKRLYSGESISTTPRARTLRTLSRFRLLAGEGDDIVVRGAQSLWEHRKGYSRHYAADITWHLQPQGDKLLIKQKVIRLINSDDVLHSIGYIL is encoded by the coding sequence ATGACGCCAGATACGGTTCTGATTTCCGCGATGGAAATTATCAATCTCGAAGGCGATTTGCTCGATCAGGGCGAGTTCAATGCCTGGCTGGAACTGTGGCAGCGCGATGGCCTGTACATCGTGCCAATCGATCCACAGGAGACCGATTTCAAAAATACCCTCAACTACGCCTGCGACGATCACGAAATGCGCGAGCGTCGGGTGAAGCGCCTTTACAGCGGTGAGTCTATCTCCACCACGCCGCGCGCCCGCACGTTGCGCACGCTCTCCCGCTTCCGTTTGCTGGCTGGCGAGGGGGACGACATCGTGGTGCGCGGCGCGCAGTCGCTGTGGGAACACCGCAAAGGCTACAGCCGACACTACGCGGCGGATATCACCTGGCACCTGCAACCGCAGGGCGACAAGTTGCTGATTAAGCAAAAGGTGATTCGTCTTATCAATAGCGACGATGTGCTGCACAGCATCGGCTACATCCTGTAA
- a CDS encoding MFS transporter — MSNTAAAPHDPKQMRKLVIASVLGNALEWYDFFLYGTAAALVFGPLFFPVGGDPLQGTLLAFSGFAVGFLARPLGGIAFGHLGDRYSRKMTLIMTLTLMGATTFVIGLLPVYSQIGIWAPICLITLRFLQGVASGGEWGGGVLMLSENAPVSRRGFFTAWSQMGVAGGFVLSAFAFYLVQKLPESDFMSWGWRVPFLLSLLIFLVGVYIRKNIRESEAFRQATPEEKHEKIPLVVLLREHPKALMQAIALRLPENGASYIFFTFSVVYAKHIGISTDIIISAVTLAMVVEFFSILFWGALSDRIGLKRVYYIGVIGLLVMAFPFFWLLSSGEFSGIMVAMFLGLPVCHGAMTGTQPCIMSDLFPVRVRYSGLALGHEVGSIFSGGLGPMLAVALLIEFDAAWPVSLLLIAYALLAWIALWSLPSQETPVLSQPTKTLPYNEV; from the coding sequence ATGAGCAATACCGCAGCAGCACCGCACGACCCAAAGCAAATGCGCAAACTGGTGATCGCCTCTGTTCTGGGCAATGCGCTGGAATGGTACGACTTCTTTCTCTATGGCACGGCGGCGGCGTTAGTCTTCGGCCCGCTCTTTTTTCCGGTCGGTGGCGACCCGCTACAGGGCACGCTGCTGGCGTTTTCCGGCTTTGCGGTCGGCTTCCTGGCGCGTCCACTCGGCGGGATTGCTTTCGGTCATTTAGGCGATCGCTACAGTCGTAAGATGACGTTAATTATGACGTTAACGCTGATGGGCGCGACAACCTTCGTCATCGGCCTGCTGCCGGTTTACAGCCAGATTGGTATCTGGGCGCCGATTTGTCTGATCACCCTGCGCTTTTTGCAGGGCGTGGCTTCGGGCGGTGAGTGGGGCGGCGGCGTGTTGATGCTGAGTGAAAATGCCCCGGTTTCAAGGCGCGGCTTCTTTACCGCCTGGAGCCAGATGGGCGTGGCTGGTGGGTTCGTGCTCTCGGCATTCGCTTTTTATCTGGTGCAGAAACTGCCGGAATCCGATTTTATGAGCTGGGGCTGGCGCGTGCCGTTCCTGCTGAGCCTGTTGATTTTTCTGGTCGGCGTTTATATCCGAAAAAACATTCGTGAAAGTGAGGCGTTTCGCCAGGCTACACCAGAAGAGAAACATGAAAAAATTCCGCTGGTCGTACTGCTGCGTGAGCATCCAAAAGCGCTGATGCAGGCCATTGCATTGCGCCTGCCTGAGAATGGCGCATCCTATATTTTCTTCACCTTTTCAGTGGTGTACGCCAAACATATTGGTATCTCCACAGACATCATCATCAGTGCGGTGACGTTGGCGATGGTGGTCGAGTTTTTCTCGATTCTGTTCTGGGGCGCGCTTTCCGATCGCATCGGTTTGAAGCGTGTTTACTACATTGGTGTCATCGGCCTGCTGGTGATGGCCTTCCCGTTCTTCTGGCTACTTTCCAGTGGCGAATTCAGCGGGATCATGGTGGCGATGTTCCTCGGTCTGCCCGTCTGCCATGGGGCGATGACGGGGACGCAGCCGTGCATTATGAGCGATTTGTTTCCGGTGCGCGTGCGCTACTCCGGCCTGGCGCTGGGGCATGAAGTGGGATCTATCTTTTCCGGCGGGCTGGGGCCGATGCTCGCCGTCGCACTGTTAATCGAGTTTGACGCCGCCTGGCCGGTATCGCTGCTGCTGATTGCCTATGCGCTACTGGCGTGGATTGCGTTGTGGAGCCTGCCTTCGCAGGAGACACCTGTCCTGAGTCAACCTACAAAAACCTTACCCTACAATGAGGTCTAA
- a CDS encoding aromatic ring-hydroxylating oxygenase subunit alpha gives MQCDNQIPVKNIEANVPDCAEIAALVQSDRVHTSLYNSETLFNLELDRIFSKTWVWVAHTSEIPETGSFKTTEIGTQPVIVVRDRKGNVHTLLNRCRHRAATVCEHRTGKTNSFVCPYHGWGYALDGSLRGVPHPESYADQLEKGELGLVSLRTEQYAGMIFATFNEHIEPLEDFLGAAKKWMDLFMKQGAGYPIKTGPAHRFRFPGNWKIQLENTTDGYHFPVVHRSFLSSVDKQTEEMLNFVDGSGYVEDLGNGHSVMVMIPELVDLEANLDAPVPERFIALADELRKDHDEDQVRRIVRAVGGSGFNLNIFPNIACSMAFFRVLQPVSVNETEIHHAVITMDGGPEIANQARLRLHEHFQGPMGFGTPDDSEAWERVQRGATAGNDLWIMLNRGLAGEYRSDDGLRSDVSAETGMRAAYQQWKKLMTEAE, from the coding sequence ATGCAGTGTGATAACCAGATCCCCGTAAAAAATATCGAAGCGAATGTTCCCGACTGCGCGGAAATCGCCGCGCTGGTGCAGTCTGACCGGGTGCATACCTCACTTTATAATTCCGAGACCCTGTTCAACCTTGAGCTGGACAGGATCTTCAGCAAAACCTGGGTATGGGTGGCGCATACCAGCGAAATTCCGGAAACCGGCAGTTTCAAAACCACCGAGATAGGCACACAGCCGGTTATTGTCGTGCGCGACCGCAAAGGCAACGTACACACGTTGCTCAACCGCTGCCGCCATCGCGCCGCCACCGTGTGCGAACACCGCACTGGCAAAACCAACAGTTTCGTTTGCCCGTATCACGGCTGGGGCTATGCCCTGGACGGCAGCCTGCGCGGCGTGCCGCACCCGGAAAGCTATGCCGATCAACTGGAAAAAGGCGAGCTGGGGCTGGTGTCGCTGCGCACCGAACAGTATGCCGGCATGATCTTCGCCACCTTTAATGAGCACATCGAACCGCTGGAAGATTTCCTCGGCGCCGCGAAAAAGTGGATGGATCTGTTTATGAAGCAGGGTGCGGGTTATCCGATTAAAACCGGCCCGGCGCACCGTTTCCGCTTCCCCGGCAACTGGAAGATCCAACTGGAAAATACCACCGATGGCTACCACTTCCCGGTCGTTCACCGCTCGTTTTTAAGTTCGGTCGATAAGCAGACCGAAGAGATGCTCAACTTCGTTGACGGCAGCGGCTACGTGGAAGATCTCGGCAACGGCCATAGCGTGATGGTGATGATCCCGGAACTGGTGGATCTGGAAGCCAATCTCGATGCGCCTGTCCCGGAGCGCTTTATCGCGCTGGCCGACGAATTGCGTAAAGACCACGATGAAGATCAGGTGCGGCGTATTGTGCGTGCCGTCGGCGGTTCCGGCTTTAACCTCAACATTTTCCCCAATATTGCCTGCTCAATGGCGTTCTTCCGCGTGCTGCAACCCGTCTCGGTGAACGAAACCGAAATTCATCATGCGGTGATCACCATGGACGGCGGCCCGGAAATTGCCAACCAGGCGCGCCTGCGTCTGCACGAGCATTTCCAGGGGCCGATGGGCTTCGGCACGCCGGATGACTCCGAGGCGTGGGAGCGCGTGCAGCGCGGGGCAACGGCGGGCAACGACCTGTGGATCATGCTCAACCGCGGGCTGGCGGGCGAATACCGCAGCGATGACGGCCTGCGCAGCGACGTGAGCGCTGAAACGGGGATGCGCGCGGCGTATCAACAGTGGAAAAAACTGATGACGGAGGCGGAATAA
- a CDS encoding SDR family NAD(P)-dependent oxidoreductase, whose protein sequence is MTQTVLVTGAAAGLGNVIATHLLSQGYQVVLSDVSLARAQQAADKLDNGAGNVLALALDIRQPQAFEKALQAIETRFGSLEVLVNNAALTLATPVMEIDVEEFDQVISTNLRGTFVGCQTIGRYFAKKGYGRIINLASLAGQNGGTASGAHYAASKGGILTLTKIFARELGKSGVTVNAIAPGPMDLPSVHALVPEEKMAGLLQMIPVGKLGDAEFIAQAVALLASPQAAFVTGATWDINGGLFMR, encoded by the coding sequence ATGACGCAAACCGTATTAGTCACCGGCGCGGCCGCCGGGCTGGGCAACGTCATCGCCACGCATCTGTTGTCGCAGGGATATCAGGTGGTGCTCTCGGACGTGAGCCTGGCGCGCGCGCAACAGGCGGCGGACAAACTCGATAATGGCGCGGGCAATGTGCTGGCGCTGGCGCTGGATATCCGCCAGCCGCAGGCGTTTGAGAAGGCGCTACAGGCGATTGAAACCCGCTTCGGCAGCCTGGAGGTGCTGGTGAACAATGCCGCGCTGACGCTGGCGACACCGGTGATGGAAATTGATGTTGAAGAGTTCGACCAGGTGATTTCAACCAATCTGCGCGGCACGTTTGTCGGCTGCCAGACGATTGGGCGCTACTTCGCGAAGAAAGGCTACGGGCGAATTATCAACCTGGCGTCGCTCGCCGGGCAGAACGGCGGCACGGCCTCCGGGGCGCACTATGCGGCATCGAAAGGCGGCATCCTGACGCTGACTAAAATCTTCGCCCGCGAGCTGGGGAAATCCGGCGTAACGGTGAATGCCATCGCGCCGGGGCCGATGGATCTTCCGTCCGTTCACGCGCTGGTGCCGGAAGAGAAAATGGCCGGGCTGTTACAGATGATCCCGGTGGGTAAACTGGGCGATGCCGAGTTTATCGCTCAGGCCGTGGCGCTGCTGGCTTCACCGCAGGCGGCGTTTGTCACCGGGGCGACCTGGGACATCAACGGCGGTCTGTTCATGCGTTAA
- a CDS encoding flavin reductase, translated as MNLQTEFRNAMAQLGSAVSVITTDGPAGKFGFTASAVCSVTDQPPTLLVCMNRNSFANAHFKQNGALCVNVLSGAHQELSGIFANATLRSEERFAYDRWQVMASGAPVLSSAVASFDCVIDDCHEVGSHTVFYCQVQAIRISEQPRGLVYFNRRYHTVGGDIEVKA; from the coding sequence ATGAATTTGCAGACCGAGTTTCGTAATGCGATGGCGCAACTGGGCAGCGCGGTGTCGGTGATCACCACCGATGGCCCGGCGGGGAAATTTGGCTTTACCGCCTCTGCCGTGTGTAGCGTCACGGATCAACCGCCGACCCTGCTGGTGTGTATGAACCGCAACTCTTTTGCCAATGCGCACTTCAAGCAAAACGGCGCACTGTGCGTGAACGTGCTTTCCGGCGCGCATCAGGAGTTATCGGGTATTTTCGCCAATGCGACCCTGCGTTCCGAAGAGCGTTTCGCTTACGACCGCTGGCAGGTGATGGCGAGCGGCGCGCCGGTACTCAGTTCCGCCGTCGCCAGCTTTGACTGCGTGATTGACGACTGCCATGAAGTGGGCAGCCACACGGTATTTTATTGCCAGGTGCAGGCGATTCGCATCAGCGAGCAGCCGCGCGGGCTGGTCTATTTTAACCGTCGTTACCATACGGTAGGCGGCGATATTGAGGTGAAAGCCTAA